The Ascochyta rabiei chromosome 10, complete sequence genome has a window encoding:
- a CDS encoding Mitochondrial ribosome small subunit biogenesis protein, translated as MRPALRQTRTLLNHDALQASIPAFLCPALLRSSTPTPRRRAQPARARPAQAARPFSTALGRAQQEAPAPQLPCTEAAESQPPNAPSESTRPERRSLPRACPGCGAPTQLLDKKEAGYYNIDRSAVRGYLHWDPAKVQEATQADNVYAQALRDANPELLEELGVLDAATTTEALSPDTPVCDRCHNLIHHSIGTPIHHPTVDSIQQTIAESPHRRNHIYHVVDAADFPLSIIPNLQSSLRIPKLRTQNRRAKHKGWVANDRIAEVSFIITRADLLAPKKEQVDTLMPYITEVLRDALGRDNSKARLGNVRLVSAKRGWWTRQVKDDIWERGGAGWMVGKVNVGKSNLFEAVFPKGRGADYQDVRKIRSAAEREAMLNAAQSLDDLTKVQKQLADEDAEAERHNKKPNQHVHQPPRALERDPKEEEHEEEDPDALLPPPQPYTPYPVLPIASSLPGTTASPIRIPFGNNRGELVDLPGLARTTPGLETFVQPAHHQDLIMTNRLNAERFSLKPGQSLILGGGLIRITPVTEDLIFLVHPFVPIHAHITRTEKAQAYQTQTSDRQLQVPPILAPSVGDKMNSAGRFQLRWDVTKKLAGPLTSSVAAKMKPENLPFRIWSTDILIEGVGWVEISAQTRRPQGWKPVGMKKKDPNHARHEREKSLREEREYKDRKFSAIAKAERDGDDVDDALSREFAKDAASAADNGASGDEMAEWEDVYPEVEVFSPHGKFVGARRPMCASTVMGPKSVSSRERVARPRRSMVSVKRQRRPAER; from the coding sequence ATGCGCCCTGCTCTGCGACAGACCAGGACGCTGCTGAACCACGACGCCCTGCAGGCCTCCATACCCGCCTTCctctgccctgccctgctgAGGAGCTCGACACCCACGCCTCGCCGCCGTGCACAGCCAGCACGAGCACGACCAGCTCAGGCAGCGCGCCCTTTCTCCACCGCCCTCGGACGGGCGCAACAGGAGGCTCCAGCTCCCCAGCTCCCGTGCACCGAGGCCGCCGAAAGCCAGCCCCCGAACGCGCCCTCGGAAAGCACTCGCCCAGAGAGGAGGTCGCTGCCCAGAGCCTGTCCAGGATGCGGTGCGCCCACGCAGCTGCTCGACAAAAAAGAGGCAGGGTACTACAACATCGATAGGAGCGCAGTGCGCGGCTATCTCCACTGGGACCCCGCCAAGGTCCAAGAAGCCACGCAAGCAGACAACGTCTACGCCCAAGCGCTGAGAGATGCCAATCCCGAGCTGCTGGAAGAGTTGGGTGTGCTCGATGcggccaccaccaccgaggCACTCTCGCCAGACACGCCCGTGTGCGACCGCTGCCACAACCTGATCCACCACAGCATAGGCACGCCCATCCACCATCCCACCGTCGACTCTATCCAGCAGACCATCGCCGAGTCGCCGCACCGTCGCAACCACATCTACCATGTCGTCGACGCCGCCGACTTCCCGCTGTCCATCATCCCCAACCTCCAGTCCTCACTCCGCATCCCCAAGCTGCGAACACAGAACCGTCGAGCGAAGCACAAGGGATGGGTAGCAAACGACCGCATCGCAGAAGTAAGCTTCATCATCACAAGAGCGGATCTTCTGGCGCCAAAGAAGGAGCAGGTAGACACGCTCATGCCCTACATAACCGAAGTGCTCCGCGATGCACTGGGCCGAGACAACAGCAAGGCGCGTCTGGGGAATGTAAGGCTCGTCAGCGCAAAGCGAGGATGGTGGACACGGCAAGTCAAAGACGATATTTGGGAGCGCGGCGGCGCAGGCTGGATGGTCGGCAAAGTCAACGTCGGCAAGTCCAACCTCTTCGAAGCCGTCTTCCCCAAAGGCCGCGGCGCCGATTACCAAGATGTGCGCAAGATTCGCAGTGCCGCAGAGCGTGAAGCTATGCTCAACGCTGCGCAATCCCTTGACGACCTGACAAAGGTACAAAAACAACTTGCAGACGAAGACGCCGAGGCCGAACGCCACAACAAGAAACCGAACCAACACGTCCATCAACCCCCCCGAGCCCTCGAGCGCGACCCCAAAGAAGAGGAGCACGAGGAAGAGGATCCAGATGCGCTACTGCCGCCGCCACAGCCATACACACCCTACCCTGTCCTCCCCATCGCCTCCTCCCTCCCTGGCACGACCGCCTCCCCAATCCGTATCCCCTTCGGTAACAATCGGGGCGAGCTGGTCGACCTCCCCGGTCTTGCACGAACAACGCCCGGGCTAGAAACTTTTGTCCAGCCTGCTCACCACCAAGACCTGATCATGACGAATCGCCTCAACGCTGAACGCTTCTCACTCAAACCAGGCCAGAGTCTGATCCTTGGCGGAGGGCTGATCAGAATTACACCTGTGACTGAGGATCTCATATTCCTAGTCCATCCCTTCGTGCCCATCCACGCACACATAACACGCACCGAAAAAGCGCAAGCCTACCAGACGCAGACCTCGGACCGGCAACTGCAAGTCCCTCCCATCCTCGCGCCCTCGGTTGGCGACAAGATGAACTCCGCAGGCCGATTTCAACTGCGCTGGGACGTCACCAAGAAGCTCGCCGGCCCGCTTACAAGCAGCGTGGCGGCGAAGATGAAACCCGAGAACCTCCCCTTCCGCATCTGGAGCACCGACATCCTGATCGAAGGCGTTGGGTGGGTGGAGATCAGTGCGCAGACCAGACGGCCCCAGGGTTGGAAGCCCGTGGggatgaagaagaaggaccCCAACCACGCGCGGCACGAGCGCGAGAAGAGCCTGCGCGAGGAGAGAGAGTACAAGGACCGCAAGTTCTCGGCCATTGCCAAAGCGGAGCGCGACGGCGACGATGTAGACGATGCGCTGAGTCGCGAGTTTGCCAAGGACGCTGCCAGCGCTGCAGACAACGGTGCTTCCGGCGACGAAATGGCCGAGTGGGAGGACGTGTACCCTGAGGTCGAGGTCTTCTCGCCGCATGGCAAGTTTGTCGGCGCCCGCAGGCCCATGTGCGCCAGTACTGTCATGGGGCCCAAGAGTGTGAGTAGCCGTGAGAGAGTGGCTAGGCCGCGCAGGAGCATGGTGAGCGTGAAGCGGCAGCGACGGCCGGCGGAGAGGTGA